From Demequina capsici, one genomic window encodes:
- a CDS encoding branched-chain amino acid ABC transporter permease: MDFAGLLTDATREMFAPTTAAFALAAIGLNFHFGLTGLLNMGHAGFMLLGMYGYAITVREGGSMWLGILVAMVLAMLFGLLLGWPTLKLRGDYLAIVTIAAAEFVRFLGRSSVMKNITGGSTGIRGSDYKAPFEALSPFPDKQITIGLWTLHGSSSTSWWLVVVSWSMVAIFAWLFWMLARSPWGRVLKGVREDEDAVRSLGKNVYAYKMQALVIGGVIGALGGILWSFGNAVSPDSMGRPTTFWIWTLLLLGGAATVFGPILGSVLFWTALVLVKGLAAMFIPETLMTATQREPFALILVGVALMLLVIFRPQGILGNRRELAING; this comes from the coding sequence ATGGACTTCGCAGGCCTTCTCACCGACGCCACCAGGGAGATGTTCGCTCCCACCACCGCCGCCTTCGCGCTCGCCGCGATCGGCCTCAACTTCCACTTCGGGCTCACGGGCCTGCTCAACATGGGGCACGCAGGCTTCATGCTCCTGGGCATGTACGGATACGCGATCACCGTCCGCGAAGGCGGGTCGATGTGGCTGGGGATCCTCGTCGCGATGGTGCTCGCGATGCTGTTCGGTCTCCTACTCGGATGGCCCACGCTCAAGCTCCGCGGCGACTATCTGGCGATCGTGACGATCGCAGCAGCAGAGTTCGTCAGATTCCTCGGCAGATCGTCGGTGATGAAGAACATCACCGGGGGTTCCACCGGAATCCGCGGGTCCGACTACAAGGCCCCGTTCGAGGCCCTGTCGCCATTCCCCGACAAGCAGATCACCATCGGACTGTGGACGCTCCACGGGTCGTCGTCCACCTCCTGGTGGCTCGTCGTCGTGTCATGGTCGATGGTCGCGATCTTCGCGTGGCTGTTCTGGATGCTCGCCAGGTCTCCCTGGGGACGCGTGCTCAAGGGAGTTCGCGAGGACGAGGATGCGGTCCGCTCGCTCGGCAAGAACGTGTACGCCTACAAGATGCAGGCGCTCGTGATCGGCGGCGTGATCGGCGCGCTCGGTGGGATCCTCTGGTCCTTCGGCAACGCGGTCTCCCCCGACTCGATGGGCCGTCCCACGACGTTCTGGATCTGGACGCTGCTGCTGCTCGGCGGTGCCGCGACCGTCTTCGGCCCGATCCTCGGCTCGGTGCTCTTCTGGACCGCACTGGTCCTTGTGAAGGGTCTCGCCGCGATGTTCATCCCCGAGACCCTGATGACGGCCACGCAGCGCGAGCCGTTCGCGCTCATCCTCGTGGGCGTGGCACTGATGCTGCTCGTGATCTTCAGACCACAAGGCATCCTCGGCAACAGAAGGGAGCTGGCGATCAATGGCTGA
- a CDS encoding ABC transporter ATP-binding protein gives MADKIKPAKPAKDPFANVPHEAGAPKLDKIIVADSIQRRFGGLTAVDVAHFEVQRNAITALIGPNGAGKSTFFNLLTGFDRPQTGEWSFNGFSLHSKSPAQVARSGMVRTFQLTKALSRMTVMENMRLGAANQVGENLVRAMFPSLWKKQEAEITEKAEELLRRFKLDKKRDDYAGELSGGQRKLLEMARALMSDPEIVMLDEPMAGVNPALTESLLDHIVELKNQGVTVLFVEHDMHMVRRISDWVVVMAEGKIIAEGPPNTVMANKAVQDAYLGAHHDTDLFEER, from the coding sequence ATGGCTGACAAGATCAAGCCCGCGAAGCCGGCCAAGGACCCGTTCGCGAACGTGCCCCACGAGGCAGGCGCCCCGAAGCTCGACAAGATCATCGTGGCCGACAGCATCCAGCGTCGCTTCGGCGGCCTCACGGCTGTCGACGTCGCCCACTTCGAGGTCCAGCGCAACGCGATCACCGCGCTGATCGGGCCGAACGGCGCCGGCAAGTCCACCTTCTTCAACCTGCTGACGGGCTTCGACCGCCCACAGACCGGCGAGTGGTCGTTCAACGGGTTCTCTCTTCACTCGAAGTCGCCTGCACAGGTCGCACGCTCGGGGATGGTGCGCACGTTCCAGCTGACCAAGGCGCTCTCCCGCATGACCGTGATGGAGAACATGCGACTCGGCGCGGCCAACCAGGTCGGCGAGAACCTGGTGCGCGCGATGTTCCCCTCCCTGTGGAAGAAGCAGGAGGCGGAGATCACCGAGAAGGCAGAGGAGCTGCTCCGTCGCTTCAAGCTCGACAAGAAGCGTGACGACTATGCGGGGGAGCTCTCCGGCGGTCAGCGCAAGCTGCTCGAGATGGCGCGCGCGCTCATGTCGGACCCGGAGATCGTGATGCTCGACGAGCCCATGGCCGGCGTCAACCCCGCCCTCACCGAGTCTCTGCTGGACCACATCGTCGAGCTCAAGAACCAGGGCGTCACGGTCCTGTTCGTCGAGCACGACATGCACATGGTCCGCCGGATCTCCGACTGGGTGGTGGTGATGGCCGAGGGCAAGATCATCGCCGAGGGACCGCCGAACACCGTCATGGCCAACAAAGCGGTGCAGGACGCCTACCTGGGCGCGCACCACGACACCGACCTGTTCGAGGAGCGGTAA
- a CDS encoding ABC transporter ATP-binding protein: MNDAPVILHADDITAGYLPGIDILNGCTMEVREGELIGIIGPNGAGKSTFLKALFGLVPVRSGTVSLAGQDITNKRADELVRRGIGFVPQTNNVFPSLTIEENLEMGAYQAHRSFKTQFEKIVDLFPVLGERRSQRAGSLSGGERQMVAMARALMMDPHVLLLDEPSAGLSPARQDETFVRTRDINRTGVTVIMVEQNARRCLQIADRGYVLDQGTSAYTATGQELLKDPKVIELYLGTLGA, encoded by the coding sequence GTGAACGACGCACCTGTGATCCTGCACGCCGACGACATCACCGCCGGCTACCTCCCTGGCATAGACATCCTCAACGGATGCACCATGGAGGTCCGCGAAGGCGAGCTCATCGGAATCATCGGACCCAACGGCGCCGGCAAGTCGACCTTCCTCAAGGCCCTCTTCGGGCTGGTGCCCGTCCGGTCCGGGACCGTGTCCCTCGCCGGCCAGGACATCACCAACAAGCGCGCCGATGAGCTCGTGCGGCGGGGCATCGGCTTCGTGCCCCAGACGAACAACGTCTTCCCGTCGCTCACCATCGAGGAGAACCTCGAGATGGGTGCCTACCAGGCGCACAGGAGCTTCAAGACGCAGTTCGAGAAGATCGTGGACCTGTTCCCCGTGCTCGGCGAGCGTCGGAGCCAGCGAGCAGGCTCCCTGTCGGGTGGCGAGCGCCAGATGGTCGCCATGGCGAGAGCGCTCATGATGGATCCTCACGTCCTGCTGCTCGACGAGCCCTCCGCGGGCCTCTCCCCTGCTCGCCAGGACGAGACGTTCGTGCGCACGCGAGACATCAACCGCACCGGCGTCACGGTCATCATGGTCGAGCAGAACGCGCGCCGCTGCCTGCAGATCGCCGATCGTGGCTACGTGCTCGACCAGGGGACGTCGGCGTACACGGCCACCGGCCAGGAGCTGCTGAAGGACCCCAAGGTCATCGAGCTCTACCTGGGGACGCTCGGAGCCTAG